Sequence from the Podarcis raffonei isolate rPodRaf1 chromosome 16, rPodRaf1.pri, whole genome shotgun sequence genome:
CAGAGAGAATTTGAAAgggtgtgttgctagtgtgtgaaagcaggcaagatccaaggatccccagggatgcgcctccaggtggtggagacgtcaggtgccttcctggcacctgggcatcttcacttgctCACAAGTGGCCAAaagtcaggtgcaaaatgcgcccaGTGCCTGGCGAATTTCAAACGCCGCTGTGAGTGTGCAGGCGTGATTCCCTGACTCCAGCTCTCCTGTTACTCAGTCGTTGCCTATGATTGGAGAGTACATTATCAGCTCCCTTTCAAAGCAAATGTGtccttattctcccccccccctttccttttggaCAGGTGACTTCAATCGTATTGACGAGAAACGCAAACGGACCCTTGGCACCTTCAAGAACTTTGTTCAGAAAACACCCTTTGCAGGTAGGGCTCGAGTTAGAGCGGTAGAAGAAAAGGGTGGTGTGGCTGGTTGAAGAACCTTCAGGGGGGTGAGACATTGGCGACTGGGCCCCATTTGGGACTGTtggggcagaagacagggagaccAACAGGAAAACAGAGCCCAGAGCCCACGGCAGGTGGAGCCTACtccttctagttttgtccccatcctcctcctcctccaagttcTGCAAGAGCAGGGCTGTGGAGGAATAGCCCAGCAGGCAGAGCCACCCTGTGAGTTGCTTGCAAGTAAAAAGGCAGGCAGATGGACTGGCTGAGGCTGAGGGGGCCGTGCCCTGCTCTTCTTAGTACACTGGCCTCCAACAGAGGAAGTGGTATACCTTGGAATCTCATGAGACCTGGGTTTGATGTTGCAGGGGGGATACTGCTTCCTCTATAGCTCAGTAAATAAGAGCTCACACTTTCCATACAGagtccaggttcagtccctggcatctccttttGGGAGGATCAGGGAGCAGGTGATGGGGAAGGAGCACCTCCCTCTGCCAGTCAGAACAGGCAATACTAAGCAAGACAGACGAAGAGTCTCCCTCACGGTGAGGGTTCTTCCGGTGtccatacatggggggggggagggggttgaagCCTTGCTGGGCTCTTGGGAGGAATTTGCATGTTCTGACCCCTTCCGTTCCCTCCCAACAGTCGGGGCTCCAGAACCTCGCTCCCAGCGCCGCATTGCTGTTCCCAAACATGGCCTGGCCCGGCCCAACATCAGCGGTGAGGAATGCCTAACCTTTCCTTTCATGTAACCCTTCTGTCAAGTTAACAGCTTGCTTACGAGGAAAGTTGGTCTGGCTGGGAATCTTGTCCCATGACGTCAATATGGACTAGCATCTTAGGAGTTGTATATGTTCTGTTCAAACTGTTGGTTGGCATTCAGCTCCTGTCCACCCTTCAGCCCGCTtaaaggagaagggaaaggggCTTTTTAAACCTGTGCTCATTGGCAGACGAGTGGAGATTAAATCCTGCTACCTAGGCTGCAAGGTCCTGTTTTCTACTGGGAACAGGGCAGTGCACCcaaagcaggattgaaccctgtcCTCCAACCCAACAGCTGGCATCACCATTGGTGTCAGTGGGTGTGATGGGCCAAATTGGACCCCATGGCAGGCCGAGATTGACTCGTGGTCTGAAGGCTCCCCACCCTTGCTCTAAGCTATTTATATTCTGtgctttcaaaagaaaaacatgtAACACAATCTGGCAGTTTCCCCCATTGAATGATGATTGGAACtgttgctgggggagggggcacagagcatctgccttgcatgcagaaggtcccaggttcaatctccaatgGCGTCTCCAGGTGggcctgggaaagactccctgcctaaaaccctggagaactgctgctgccagtcagagtgtagacagtactgagtgagATGGGCCCCAGTGAATctggctcagcagaaggcagcttcctattggctTGCTTCTAGGATTTCACTAGGAAACATACACTTATAAAGTCCACAATCACAGCATTTAAAACTAGAAACTTGTtggcaagttgttgttgtttttgaaagagagaaagaaaatgccacATCTGAGTGGATGTTGCAGCACTGGCTCCCAGCAAAATTGGGAGCCACTCTTGGGAATGCActtcttccctccctttcccttaACACAGTatatcccaaacttgggtctccatctgttattggactacaactcccatcatccctagctgggaagaccagtggtcagggatgatgagaattgtagtctggaaactcaagtttgggaaactctgcctTAACACATGCTAGGTGTTTGCATTGGCGCCGAGGTTGCTTCTTAGTTTCCAAACCATGGCTGGTGGGCAGATCCTGCACCAGCTCTGAGATCCTCTGGCCGGTAAACCCTGGCCAGCTGGGAGTCCAGGAAGGTCAGGAGGCCCTGGCGCTTCTCTCACTGATGCAAGAGTGCTGGTGTGTCCTTTGTCGTCATCTCCTCTCTGATCTTCCTTGCAGGTGTCCCAGGAATCATGGGAGCATCAGGGCAAACCCCACTGCCCACCTCCAAACCCCAGGCCATGGTGCACCCTTCTCCCGCCTACTTCACAGGGCCCAGCCATGCCCCACTTCCAGCGGCGGCTCCTCCTCCGACCGCAGCTGCACAGTCCAGCTTCAGCACGGTGAACATGGAAGATCTGTCGGGCCTGGGCGTGAGCCATCGGGTCCAGCCCTCCGAGTCGGAGGCCGAGGCCAGCATTGCAGACGCCTTCCTGCACCTCCACTTCGAAGGGGCGGATGCTGGGGGCATGGAGCTCGGGGGGATCCTGGATGATGCCCCCTACGCCAGCCTGGAGGGGATTAACACAGCCGAGTTCTGCCAGCTCCTCACAGAAGGGGCCGCCCAGCAAGCACTCCAGGACAACCAAGGCACTCTGCTGACCTATCCAGAGTCGATCAGCCGCCTGGTGTCCCAGCGGAGAGCCCAAGGGGAGCCCAGTGGAGGGGGCGGTGGCGGCAGCTCAGGTGCCAGCTGCTACAATGGCCTTCCGGGGGCCCTTCCTGCTGAGGAAAGCTTTTCCTCCATGGTAGATCTTGACTTGAACTCTTTTCTGAACCAGCTGAACTCATAAGGGTGGAGTCACAGGACCACCAGCTTCTGTCCCTGGGCTCCAGATCCCGGGTGGCTCCTCTTTGTTTGCGTAGACTTTGCCAACTTAACTCTCCCCCTCTCTGGTGGTCCCCCCCGCTGGATGGACTATCCTTCAAGGATGTGTTTGGGTGGGGGAAACCTCTAGGTTCTTGGAACATGAGGTTTTTATAGGCCTGGACCATTGCTTTTAGGCAGAGGCGAGGTCTCTTTCCTCCCCGCCACCAGTGACGTGGGCGTTGTACATTTGGTAACATGGTGGAGCCAGTTCTTGCTTCCCTACTGAAGGCTTGTTTTCCTTCCAGAACTATggagctgtgtgtgtttttgactgtttgaaggggaagaatctctcctccttcccatggTTGCCTTCTGAAAACTCGCCAGCCGGCACCTTCTCCTCCTCATGCCAAACAAAACATTATTAAGGGGGAGCGGAAGCTCAGAAGCCTTAAAGAACTGTGCCAGCaagcaaaaaaaaatcagcaggTCAAACCTGTTTCTAACTTTTTTATGAAAAGCCACACAGTTCTAAATGCTACAGTAGCTGTACCAggatattttaaaagcaaagctACTTCTGTACTGTTTCCGGAGTGCCTTAAAGCATTGCCCAAGGTTCTTCTGGTGGGTGAGGCCTTCCTGGTGAAACCCTACAGCCATCTCCAGGGCCGTGAGGGTTTGTCCCTTCTGCCCATGTTTGAAGAGGCGGGAAGAGTTGGAATCGTTTGTTGGTCCTTTGCTGTAGAAGGAATAGCTTAACTCTAGCAGGCTGTTGTGGGTATACAGACATGGGACTTGTGGTGGCAAAACACAGGCTATTTTTCAACCTTGGTGTCCGTGGCCTTAACTGGGGATTTGTGTCAGTCTCTGTGGCATGCACACAGGACTTCTTCCTCTTAAGataaggggtttttttaaagccagaaAGAGCAACAAGGCTGTGAGGGGTAAGCCAGCCTCGTGGATGAAAGGGATGCAGACCCAGTCATTCTGCTCTCGGCCTGCACCTTGCCTGCCagtggcggggtggggtgggggtggggataaaaCAATGGGAAATCGCATGAGGATGTAGGCGGCGACTTCTTTTTCCGTACTGAAGCCAACTCTGAGCCTTTCCGCTCAGAAAATATGCCGTTACTATAAGGGGGTGCAATGGGACATTTGGTGCCTTTCTCTTGCAGGCTTTGTTTGGCCCTAGCCCTGCTCAGTTTCCTCTTAGGGTGAGGGCTTGAGACCCTCCATGTGAACCCAGTGCCTGCCAGCCCCCAAATCATGCCACCCCTCCAAAGAAAAGCAAGACAGTTTAGGCCACGTAGAGGGAAAACAAGCTAGCAGGAAGCAGGATAATCTTCCCCTTCCTCAGCGGGAAGATAGACCAAAAGCCTCAGATGGCTGAACTCAGACACAAGGTCTAAAACGGAAGAGAGATCCAGTTATCCCAGGTTAGGATGCAGCCTGCTGCCAACAGGGTCTGGTGGGGAAAGCAGCTGCCAAGCCAGCAGGGGCAGCCAAGGTTATgtccagggtgggggtgggattgcgccttgttttttaaatactatttgctgcatttttttaagggtgggtgggtgtgtcaaGATAGTTAACCACTTAAGTGCTGTTATTGGTCCACAGTTGTCTCactcttctttttttgttatcTGATGTGGCAATTCTTGCTTTCTTCTTCCTATAGCAGGTTCCTAAAAATAAACTGAAGCCTCAGCCTGGCAGTTTTCTTTTTATCATGGAATTGGGGTGTGGTTTCCGTAAGGACTTGTGGAAGGAAGATCTGGGAACTGTGGCCTTAATTTGCAGGCAATGTCACCTCAAACCAGTATTagtattctccccacccccacccaccccagtcacATAAAATCCAGAAGCCATGGGGACTATTAGGTTCTTAAGAGGGCAAATTGGGAGCCTTCCCCCAGGAAGCTGTCAtgtcccatcactcctgaccattgactatgttGACTGGTGCCGATGGGAATTACAATCCAAAACATCTATCTGGTAGGCATCAGGCTGGGGTAGTGCATTATCATTTAGAAGCATGGATAAACCCTATtgtgctgctttttaaaacaaaaaacagcttaGTAATTCCTTATTTTTTCTCGCTTCCTGGGCTGTTGTATAACTGCACACCAAAAGAACACTGGAGCATAGGTGTGCCTGCACACCAAAGGAACACTGGAGCATAGGTGTGCACACCGTATAGGTGTGCCTGTTTTCTTTTAGGTTGTATAATTTATTGTGATGTTCTGATTTTTCATTTTGGCTTTGCTGGTGCGAAGAGTGTTACATTAAGCACCCAACCTCTTTGCATCTTGCTCAGCCAGCCTTCTTGGCTCCTAAGCTTCTCCCTCCCATTTCCCAGCTGATCAGAATATGTTTGTTTAATGGAAAGAGGTTCTGGAACCAAAGCCATTTTCTTTTATTACTTTTGCCTGCACTCCCATAGAATTATGACACTTACCGTATCTAGCTTTTCTTCCAAAACATTAAATAAGATATCCCTATCCACATGTACAATTTGCATGAATCAAGCAGGGAAGTAGAAGGTGCAGTTTATACATGCATCATGCTCTTTCCCTAAGCCCAGGCATGGGACAACTTAGGGCTCTCTAGATATTGCTCGACCCCCAGTTCCCACTTTCCCTGGGCTtctttggccatgctgtctggggttgATGGCAGCCATGTGCCCCTGAAACAACCTTACATTTGTATCTTGAAGGGGAGAAGCTTCACAAAAAAATCCCCAAACAAACTGCCCTCAGTTAGAAAGGCTACCTGAAATGGTAGTTGCATGAACAAGGTAGAAAGCAAATTCTGACTACTGGACAGCTGCATAATTCATTTTGTGGTACGACTGGTTATTTGAAGAGCACGGACAGGGTTCACCATAGTGCAAGAATGTTCAGGTCCTTCCTTCAGTTCCCGTAATGCAGAAacgtaggaagttgccttatactgtgtcagaACAATGATTCCTCTTtcagtactgtttacactgactggcagcagctctttgggctTTCAGTTGAGGGACATTGCCAGCTCCACTTGGAGATGTCATTGGGGACTGAATCTACCGctaagccacagcccttcccctctCAAGGATAAGCATACTTAGTCTGCAtaataaggttgccatatttcaaaaagttaaaacccAGACAAAAAGttgaggtgtttgtttgttttgcaaaatctaaaaaattgaagttgagctttttggggggaattcACCAAAATATTGACTTCCGACAtaagttgccatatgtccgggtttTCCAGGACAATTTCAgccatttccacccagacactgcttctgactgccgTATTCTGGTCATGTCCGGCAAATTCCAgacctatggcaaccctagtatagAAGCCTCTTTAAAAATTCAAAGTTTTCTGAGTAGGAACTAGCTTTAACCTGCAAGTGAGGCAATTCAAAGACTGGTGCCAGCTGGCCTGCTTgcctcttccatttccattctctCTTCCCACACACCCTCTTGGCAATAAACATTCAGCAAGAAGACAAaatcactttattttttaaaaaactattttacaGGTAGGCAAGTGCTGCTGAATCTAATTTATTTTCCACAGCCTCAAGAGGAAAGAAATGTTGAGAGACATTCCCTTAAATGAGTAAAACTTGTCCCAACACATTTTGTTGGGATAGTGTCTATGTTTAGCCCCTCTTTCAAAACTACACAGCACCTCCCTGGTGAACCATTAGTAGTTTCTgatgaaaaacttccctagaaACTACTTTTCCCAGGCATTATGGCAggcctggggaacctgtggcaaaATTAGATGAAACTGTTGGAAGCAAGAATATCCAAACTTTTGTGTTTCACAGAACTCCCCATAGTCTGCTTAGATTATTCTACAAGATGGGAATGTTTTGCGTTGTTAGAAAGTATGCCGCCTCTTAGCACAGAGGTAGCcaaaccctccaggtgttttagactaaaactcccatcagcctcactcaatggtcaaggatgctgggagttgcagaCCAAAGCATTTGGAAGACACCATGTTGGGTATTCATATCCTAAACATGCAAGGATTTGTCAAATAAGAGATCATTTGACTTGCCACCCCTTTTCTTTTTGACTGCTACAGTAATCTTTCTACTGACCTGTCATGAAATGGGagtgtgtgcatttattttgATACCCAAAGTCACTGGGGAAGGGGATATGAAAGCATACGCACAGGCAACTGAGGAAGAAGTGCAGTGATGCACTCCTAGTAAGAAGTTCTTGAAAACAAGGAAGGCAGCACACTCCATTGAAAGATAAATTCAGGTGTCCTTAAATGTGGCTGCAGGAAGACCAATGCAGGCAGCTGCCACCCAGTGCTGAAATCCTGCCTCCAGCATCCCTGCCGGCCTGTGCTTGGCAACTGTAATGTGGTCTCTCTGAGGGGGAGCGAAAGGGGAGGGGCACTGGGACTTGTAGCTCCCAGCCACAACACCATTCCCCTGGAAGAGCCACACATCCAAAGGAACACGTTTTAAGTCACTTCCATGTTGTTCACTTTGTTGGTGATGCGCGAACGCCGAGGGATACATTCCAAATCAAACTTACTTTCGTAGATGGTGGGGCAAAGGTGCCAGCGGTTGTCTCGGTAGATGCCCAAGTAGGTATAAACATCAGGCTTGTAGGACAACAAGCATTTGACCCCTGTGGTGCGGATCACAGCATCGGCCACCAGCACCTGCTCCTCATTTGTGAAGTCGTCTGTGTATACACAGATGACCTGCTTGCGCTCCGAGTCGGGGCAGCAGGGGCTGACCTTGGCCACGCCAATGCGCCCATCGAGCACCGCACGGGCAATGCCACACCAGGCATGGTCCACCTTGAAGCCACTATCCAGGTGCATGAGCCACTTCCCGGTCAGCACTCGCCGGTTCAGCGCCAGCTCCTTGACCATGTCGAAGGTGATGTGGCGCCCGCTGGCTTGCAGCAGCTCCCAGTCCTCCTGCAGCCCTACCACATCGCCAGCTTCAGGACAGAAACGGGGCCCATACACTGCTATCCAACCCACCGGCTCAGCATTGCACTCGGGGTCACCAAACCGGGACACACGGGACGGTTGGTAGGTCTGCAGCCACTCCTCGAATTCGGCCCGGGGAGTCTTGCGAGCATCAAAAACTACCCAGGGGTCCATATCTGCCGCCATGGACTCAGCAGCCAGCTGCTCTGCTGCAAAAGCACCTTCCTTCCCTGTCTTATCATCCTGGCTGGACATGGCACTGCAGGGCACCTGACAAAGAAGGAGAGGGCAAAGCAAAATGTAATAAACAAGAGGCAGCCTGCCTGGTCCCTGCAGTCATATATCCTAGTTTGCAATGTTTCCTTCATAGAACTAGCCAACAAGACAAATTCTCTACACAGTCCCATTTTACAGATTAGAGAATTGAGGCCAAGCCTCACTCGCCCTGAGGTCATTACCAAACGTGTCCAGTAACTATTTATCTGTAACTGTAACCCAGCTTGGAATTTATAAAACAGGAATTCCAGAGTGAGCAGTAGCAACTGAAGTTTAccaacatactttttttttttagttactcAAAACTGCTGGGCAGTATGGTGCAGAACACTAGCCTTGGATGTGAGACCTGGCTGCAAACCCCAGCTCAGCAGGCAGCCTTCTACAGAAAGTTACTAGCTCTCTGCTTGATCAGCCTCAAAACCTTGTTGCAAGGATAACAGAAGAGCAACATGTACTAGAAGAAGGGAGAGGCGCATGTCTGAAACActgaagagcctctgccagtcaatttaaataatactgagcaagatgcacCAAcggtctcagtataaggcagcttcctccattCCAACCACAATACGTTCCAAGTAGTAAAAATGGAATACAATTAGTTAAacattttgtacacacacacacacaaccctttcAAGCACTACACACCAAGGGTTGGATCCAGGCTTAGTTACTGAATTCAGTAAAGTTTAAGTTAGTAATAACTTAACATTATCAATGTAAAAGCATCAGTATAGTTTAATGCATGGGGAGGGTAGCTCAGGCCCACCagccaaatgcagccttccagaCTTTGCTATCTGGCCCTCTGATCTATTCCCCAATCCAGACCCTTCACTCAACCTGCTTCTCACTACAAACGTTTCTGCCTGGATTTCGGGCTTTCGAATTTTAGTAGCGCCCTGTGaggtgccaaaatttggtgcatATCCCCGCCACTCAACTTCATTCTACTTAATTGTTGTGGCATCCCTCACAGCCAGTGCAGGCAAacctgctcccctaaatctgcctctgcaagatgggatgtgcttttgaactgcttgcctggatggaagatacGGAGGGGTGTGcaactagcctactgtgcaaaggtaaaatctgcatttcagcccacatttgcctctggctttGCTCATCGTTGCCATGTGGCCCAGAAAGGAACGTGGCCCCTTTAGCTGCTGataaaggtttcccacccctgcctttAAGACATATTTACCATTTACCAAGGCAACACTAACTACAGCAACGCAAAGGGTGCTCCAAAGACATTTTTAATTGTAGAGGGGAACCTACAAAAACTAACCACATGCAGACCTACGCAGCTCCTCACTTAGGGGCCGTTTTAGGCAGCATTAAATTTTAGTCTAAGGAAGGAATAGCAATAAGCTGGTTGCAGAAGGAGCGTGGCTGTTAAAAACAACACTGCAGTGACTAAAGAAATTGCCAGTGTCAGTTGGTGTGTTAAGGAGTCGCCCAAAGGAGCTTATGGGAAAGGGTGGGGAGtatgccaaaaataaaaattaagcaaGACCCATCCAGGAAGTTTTTCCCTCGCTTAGGGCTGATAACactggcctaccttgcaggggtGCTCAGCGCAACAAGAAACTTAATGGAGGCGAAGCATTCCGAGCACCGTAAAGCAAACCGTTACTGGCAATGACTGCCGAGAGCGGCAGGCGTTGGAATAAACAGGCAAACGGGAGCCCCCTCCATTCTCTGACCCTCCCCGGCGAGACAGAGGAGCGCGAGAGAGCGGGCCTCTCCTGGCCCCTCCAgggaagccgccgccgccgccggagcccCTTTCGCAGCAGCCTCGCCTGGAGTGGCGTTGCCTTACCAACGGCCTGGCGTAGGCGGCCCGGCGCGCGGCACAGCCCGGAAGTTATGCGGGGAATGCATTGGAGAGGGGACAGGAAGTGCCGGGGAACTGAGGTAAGGGAAGTGAGGTAAGGGAGCCAAAGTTTTTTTGCTATCTTCCGAAAAAAAAGGGGCTTCTTTTTTTGCGCTTCCCAGTATTTGAGGATTATTATCTCTTCGTCCCAAACCTAAAATATCTGAGGGCACGGGGGTGGGTTTAAAACACATCTCCTCTCACAAATGGCAACCCGCCATGTTGGGCATTGTTTCCTATGGGCGTCCGGAGTGGTGCCGGTCTAGCAGTTGGCTTCTCTATGGAGCAACAGCCCCCCTCTAAAATGTGCTCAGGCTGTTAAGAGGgcggggtgtttgtgtgtgtgtatcgcGCGCGGAGGATTCCATTTTATATCGGAAGTGACGCAGAAGGGCTGATTTTTtacaccccaccccccgctttcTTCCGGATTGCGCCTAAGTGTTTTGAGTTTTGTTGAGAGGTGGGTCCCTATCGCTCTAGGCGCAGCTACGTTGAAATCCCTTCGTAGTTTACACTGGGGAATAAAGCGGAAAACCAGTTTAGTTTGACGTCGGATGTGATGTTAAGAGCTCCGTTGGCATCGCAGCCCTTCATGGTATAACCACGGTTCCCCAGCCCGCCCATCTGCAGTGCGGGATTCAGAGCACTGGACTGCCTGGCAGTGCTCTCCTGAaacatcacccacccacccaagtacCGCGATGCGAGGATAATAtcactgcagggctgttgtaagcCTCACTTTCAGCCACTGGGAAGAACTGGGAATGTTATTGGAGGGTGGGGTGTAAATTCCTTAAAATAATTTAAGGATGGAAGCATTGGGCTACACTGCATTCTGAGCTTCTCAGCCACACACACTACTGCAGTATAAAGATGACAACATTGCAGGGCAGATGTAAGCCACAGGCTCTAAAAGCCTAGGGTAACGGGGCAAACAGGGCCACATGGCTGTCACTTAGAgccgctctctcacacacatgcccaaatgtttaaaaaggacaaCCACAGGGCTACCTTGGAATCCCCTCATAAGAATATAAAAGTGGCCCGTCTagcccatcatcctgttctcactgtggcaatctagatacctctgggaagcctccaagcaggatctgaatgcaacagcaactctccccacttctgactcccagcaaatggtattcaaaaTCAGTGGCATACTTTCTACatggtggaggcagaacatagccattgtagctGGCAGCTCAGCCAAAGCAACTGCCACCTCACCATCAACTACGGGCTGCATTTGCATTTGTGGCGCAGTGCTTAAAAAAACTAAAGTCATGTTTCATTCCTGCTACTACTCCCCCCGCCCTTCTTTTGTATGAATGGTTTAGCTTTGGGGCTCCTCAGTGCCCTCCTCCGCCTTGAAATTGCCCACTTGCTCTCAGCCTCTTGCATCGGGGTCCAGTTCCCTTTGTGGCCCAGAGAAAGATGGCAGATAGTGATCAAACCATTGCAGTTGCTTTTCCTTCTGCTCGCTCCTATTGCTTTGCTGCCCCTCACTGCCCCCACTTTGGAAGTGAATGGATGGCAATggaagcaggagcagcaggaacAGCATTGTCCCCTCCCCTCACGCACTGGCAGGTGCTAGATGTTGCCAACTCCTGACTTCAGCCCTTGGGAAGGGTGTGCTGTTCCCCTATCACAACTGGGCTAAAATCCTgcatttctttgttctttctgaaATACAGCTGCTACTTTTATTTTgcaggaaaagggggaaatttaGCATCAAAACTAACTGGCAAGTCTCATCTGACAAATGAATAAGCAGTCTACTGTTTTGTTCAGTCTGCGCTACAAGTGAGCAGAGCTAGCATACAGGTCCAAAGTGGCATTCCTCAGCTTCatcttttttttaagtaaaaagcTTGTATATAAGGAAACAAGCTGGAAAGCTTTGATTGGTCACAGAggcctggttttttgggggggcgaggGGGTGGTTTGCTGGATCAGAAATGGCAAGCTTAGGATCATACCTTTAAATTGTTTATGTACAGTACACAAATCATGCAGGAAAAATGGTTTTTGCTACTTTGGGCGCAGAATGAATTGAGTACACAGTACATCTGAAACTGGTTTTAAGCTCAGTATCCCAACAGTCTAGATTTCCCCAACACTGCCACTCAGGAAACTTGGTAACCCGTAGGTCAGAAAGTCTTTACATCAGATCTCAGATCAATTCCTGAAGATACCAGGGTGTTGTAGGCAAGCTGTCTCTCTCACTGCACTGACACTGTGACATACCTTATAAGTTTGTCATAAGTGTTTCAACCCAGCTAATGACACTGTTGTTGGAATGGAAACAACAGAGCAATCCTGTGTATTGAAGGCGATGGAAGCTGGCCCACATTATTTAACTTGTTTTCTTCTACATATATATTCTGTCATTTCTCCATCGTGGAACCTAAGGTGGCGTACAAGGGTTCCCCATCCAGGCAGGAACCAACCAAAAGCTGCTTATTTTCTGCAAGGTGCCTCGTGCTTTTGGCCAATACTTTTTATCATTGTACTTTTCACATATCAAAAGAAGCTGCCTTTGGTTTTCCTTTTGGATTGAAAAGCAGGGCAGAAATTaattcaaaattttaaaatatacttttcagGCAAGCCTTTATAACATAAGGCTGATCTCATGCCTACTTACCTGGGAACAAGgcccattgaacccagtgggacttCTTTCTGGGAATACAGAAAGATTGTGCTTTAACATGTAAAGAACTTATTTACGGGTAAGCCTGTGcagaaggattgcagccttatatcAATTTATCTATCTGTTAATGGCAGCTGTCTTGTACTCAAATGaatttttttaattgctgctatCATTTGATTGttaccttccagtagcaccttaaagaccaactaagttagttcttggtatgagctttcgtgtgcatgcacacttcttcagatacacagatacttcagatacttatgtgtatctgaagaagtgtgcatgcacacgaaagctcataccaagaactaacttagttggtctttaaggtgctactggaagggattttttttttttttttttactatggcagaccaacacggctacctttctgtaatttgATTGTTACATCATAGTTgttgccctttctttctttctttctttctttctttctttctttcatctttggGCAGCTATTTTATGAACATTTACTTGACAGTCATCCTCGTTGGACACAGTGGGACTCCCTTCTCAAGTAAGCATGATTAAGCCCCTTAAATGGCAAACTAATTCGAAGCGGgatagcatgagactcttaagacCAGGGTCGTGGGTTggagccccacgctgggcaaaaagatttctgcattgcagggggtggcctagat
This genomic interval carries:
- the C16H11orf68 gene encoding UPF0696 protein C11orf68 homolog is translated as MSSQDDKTGKEGAFAAEQLAAESMAADMDPWVVFDARKTPRAEFEEWLQTYQPSRVSRFGDPECNAEPVGWIAVYGPRFCPEAGDVVGLQEDWELLQASGRHITFDMVKELALNRRVLTGKWLMHLDSGFKVDHAWCGIARAVLDGRIGVAKVSPCCPDSERKQVICVYTDDFTNEEQVLVADAVIRTTGVKCLLSYKPDVYTYLGIYRDNRWHLCPTIYESKFDLECIPRRSRITNKVNNMEVT